The sequence below is a genomic window from Polaribacter vadi.
ATTGTAAAGCAACAAGGATATTATAATTATTTACATGGCATTATGTTAAGCCAAACAAATATTACTCAAGCTGAAAAATATTTAAGAAAAGCTGTAAGATTAGGTTTGTCTATGAATCATGATTTGGCAATGGCTAAATTACAACTAGCAGGAATTGCAATGACTAAAAGACGCAAACGTGAAGCTACTAATTTAATGGCAGAAGCTAAAAAGTTAGACAAAAACGGAATGCTAAAAGAGCAAATACAAATGATGAAACAGCAGATGAAAAAAATCTAACGTTTTATCAATTTTGTGATATAAAAAAAAATCCGCTAAAAGCGGATTTTTTTATGTTTGTAACTATACCAAAAGTTTAAAACTTTCTTCTATGTTATTTATTTCAATCTCGATAAAGATAAATCTTTGTTGTATTGCACAATAAATAAACCTTTATTTTCAGATGTAAATTCGCTATTTCTATAATCGAACTTTGTTTCTACTCTTGCAGACATTCCTTCTTTTAAAGTTGATTTCAAATCATTTCCAGAAGCTAATCTTATTAGAATATCATAAGTGATATCAAAACCTTTAGTTGCATAAAAAGAAGGCAATGCATTGTTTTTGTTCAAATATTGCTTTCTAAAAACTCTTGAGGCTAAAGAAGTTTCATCAACAAAATCATCACTTACATAGGTAAAACCAATTTTGGCTAATTTACTATTATCAATTTTGTCATAAACATCTCCTTTATCAAAAGTAAATAATTTTACAGTTGTTTCTTTTGGCAAACTAATTAAACTATTTACTACATCAGAAACGATAACCATATCATCTGTAGCTATAATGATCCAATTTTTAGTATTCGGTTTTAAAACATTTAAAAATTTACTTTTTGCAATATATCCATTACTTGGTGTAAGTGTATAGATATTTTTAACAATTGTATCAGCTTGTTGCAAAGAATACCTCATATTTTTAATGGCTTGTATCGATTCAGATTTACCATCACTTACCATAATTATGTTTCCACCAGTAAAGTTTTCTTTAATATAATTTTCTAACTCTTCTCTAAAAACTTTTTTATCAGGTGATGTTTTGATAATATTCGAGGCATTAAAATCGGATTGATTTTTAGAGTACACAGGAAAAATAACTGGAATATTTACATTGGAAGCAACTGTTTGTACTTCCTCAGAATATAAAGGACCAATAATTACATCGTTGCTATTTAAATTTTTATTTGAAATAATTCTGTTAATTTCATTTGTTCTTCTATCTCCAGTATCAAAAACATTAAAG
It includes:
- a CDS encoding LysM peptidoglycan-binding domain-containing protein gives rise to the protein MKHLKFFVFLCILSFTVSCGQQNRYIQYKVKKGDSASKIAEKLDMSTRDLIRLNPGMDTLPKVNSYIVVPQKKWDLLNKRIRENKENLSQVTIDSINDLDGLNTQLDLTDEFRSKYVIYEVKKGDTFYSLGKTFDVTRGELLLLNPELKEGLKLGMILKIKEIPLEVTIDEVYYDDYIKRNKDLKVALLLPFRAARYSNDSTRLKEIFANNSALVNIATDFYLGAEIAVDSLRRKGVKIDFNVFDTGDRRTNEINRIISNKNLNSNDVIIGPLYSEEVQTVASNVNIPVIFPVYSKNQSDFNASNIIKTSPDKKVFREELENYIKENFTGGNIIMVSDGKSESIQAIKNMRYSLQQADTIVKNIYTLTPSNGYIAKSKFLNVLKPNTKNWIIIATDDMVIVSDVVNSLISLPKETTVKLFTFDKGDVYDKIDNSKLAKIGFTYVSDDFVDETSLASRVFRKQYLNKNNALPSFYATKGFDITYDILIRLASGNDLKSTLKEGMSARVETKFDYRNSEFTSENKGLFIVQYNKDLSLSRLK